Proteins from a genomic interval of Papaver somniferum cultivar HN1 chromosome 4, ASM357369v1, whole genome shotgun sequence:
- the LOC113272161 gene encoding probable serine/threonine-protein kinase At1g54610: MESWGFDLNLQTKNRKGIGSIDKSRIKQEIGDVNLRRPVGFGEQVVVGWPSWLSVVSREAIHGWIPLCAESFEKLEKFSNCIFRLEKEIMILRKLEGLITSRLSTSVYLVFEYTEHDIAGLSSFPEIKFSESHVKCYMHQLLSGLEHYHSRGIMHRDIKGSNLLVSDDGALKIADFGLENFVSVGHIQPLTSRVVTLWVQVADVVDWADLGSRGRTEFAGEGSKEVQQKLQESMRGSVAVVATEVQCRERGSGDGSDCRSAE, encoded by the exons ATGGAGAGTTGG GGTTTCGATTTGAATCTCCAAACGAAGAATAGGAAGGGAATTGGGTCTATCGATAAGAGCAGAATCAAACAAGAAATTGGTGATGTTAATCTCAGAAGACCTGTTGGGTTTGGTGAACAAGTTGTTGTTGGTTGGCCTTCTTGGCTTAGTGTTGTTTCTCGTGAAGCTATTCATGGTTGGATTCCTCTTTGTGCTGAAAGTTTCGAGAAATTGGAAAAG TTTTCTAACTGTATCTTTAGATTGGAAAAG GAAATAATGATTCTCCGCAAACTGGAGGGACTAATTACTTCTAGACTGTCAactagtgtatatcttgttttcgAGTACACGGAACATGATATTGCTGGTTTATCATCTTTTCCTGAGATCAAGTTCAGTGAATCACAT GTTAAATGCTATATGCATCAACTACTATCTGGCCTTGAACACTATCATTCAAGAGGTATAATGCACAGAGATATCAAGGGATCCAACCTTCTTGTTAGTGATGATGGAGCTCTAAAGATAGCTGATTTTGGCCTGGAAAATTTTGTTAGTGTCGGGCACATTCAACCATTAACTAGTCGAGTTGTTACTTTATG GGTTCAGGTTGCTGATGTGGTTGATTGG GCTGATCTCGGAAGCCGAGGAAGGACAGAATTTGCTGGAGAAGGAAGTAAAGAAGTGCAGCAGAAGTTACAGGAAAGTATGAGAGGCAGTGTTGCTGTTGTTGCAACAGAAGTGCAATGCAGGGAAAGAGGTTCAGGTGATGGAAGTGATTGCAGGTCAGCTGAATGA